Proteins from a genomic interval of Thamnophis elegans isolate rThaEle1 chromosome 2, rThaEle1.pri, whole genome shotgun sequence:
- the LOC116502903 gene encoding E3 ubiquitin-protein ligase TRIM39-like isoform X2 — translation MPVISDQLQMNETRGAMATTNPLETLQVEASCSVCLEYLKDPVIIDCGHNFCRVCITRWWEDLNRDFPCPVCRKTFRHRSLKPNRQLGNMVEIAKQLQVTNKRKIRDEDLCEKHNEVLRLFCKEDQEAVCLACEISHEHRSHTVVSLDDASQEYKEKMQKCLEPLEKKLQEIAHCKSREEKKAGELKRKVEDRRQLIINEFEELHLFLADEQDILMQRLENEEKEILQKLKENVTELSEQRMALNSLITEIEEKCLQSGMDMLQDVRSTFERCEEAQAHESSQVSIELEKNFYSFPRQYFVLRKIIKTLTGNVQPSAPVGHAAHMKERYEYIFNICKILKEVALRHGIEQ, via the exons GAGCCATGGCAACCACAAATCCTCTGGAGACCCTCCAAGTGGAAGCCAGCTGTTCCGTCTGTCTGGAGTACCTGAAAGACCCTGTCATCATCGACTGTGGCCACAACTTCTGCCGGGTGTGCATCACCCGCTGGTGGGAGGATTTGAACCGAGACTTCCCTTGCCCCGTGTGCCGCAAGACCTTCCGCCACCGCTCTCTGAAGCCCAACCGGCAGCTCGGCAACATGGTCGAGATTGCCAAGCAACTCCAGGTCACCAATAAGCGAAAGATACGGGATGAGGACTTGTGCGAGAAGCACAATGAAGTGCTTCGCCTCTTCTGTAAGGAAGACCAGGAGGCCGTTTGCTTAGCGTGCGAGATCTCCCACGAACACCGTTCCCACACAGTTGTGTCCTTGGATGATGCCTCACAGGAGTACAAG GAAAAGATGCAGAAATGTTTGGAGCCATTGGAAAAGAAATTGCAAGAGATCGCCCACTGCAAATCCCGAGAAGAAAAGAAGGCTGGGGAACTCAAG CGGAAGGTGGAGGACCGTCGTCAGCTCATCATTAATGAGTTTGAGGAGCTGCACCTATTTCTAGCAGACGAGCAGGACATACTAATGCAACGCCTAGAAAACGAGGAGAAGGAAATTTTACAGAAGTTGAAGGAGAATGTGACGGAGCTGTCAGAACAACGGATGGCCCTCAACAGCCTTATCACAGAAATCGAAGAAAAATGTTTGCAGTCGGGCATGGACATGCTCCAG GACGTGAGGAGCACATTTGAGAG ATGTGAAGAGGCACAAGCCCACGAGTCAAGTCAGGTCTCCATTGAGCTGGAAAAAAATTTCTACAGTTTCCCACGACAATACTTTGTCCTGCGCAAAATTATTAAGACCCTCACAG GCAATGTACAACCTTCAGCACCTGTTGGCCATGCTGCACATATGAAAGAAAGATATGAATACATCTTCAATATCTGTAAAATTCTAAAAGAAGTGGCTCTGCGGCATGGAATTGAACAATGA